Part of the Penaeus vannamei isolate JL-2024 chromosome 17, ASM4276789v1, whole genome shotgun sequence genome is shown below.
TGGTGAGATGTAGCCACTATGATTATATTTTGAAGGCTGCTTTAAatgtcttccatatatatatatatatatatatatatatatatatatatatatatatatatatatatatatatatatatatatatatatatacactatatattcaATAGCCCTTCCCTTGTAACTTTTGTCTGTGTATCCTAGACTGAGGCTTTTTATGAATCACAgagggtgagaaaaaaagagataatgtaTTGAAATAGGAAAATGCAAACTTACGctgttctagaaaaaaaaagttatatggtTATGGGATTACATATTTCattaacagaaaataaatagattCACTTAACAAAAAAGTTTTGTGTTGAATGCACTGTGGATGATCACATGTTTATATGGTTTTATATCCGGTCGTTGCACATGCCTCAAAAAAGGCTGACGTAACTGTTCCCGGCAACACCTGTTGTCATGTAACTGTTTCTGAGGTCATATGTTATGCAGTATAAACATgctgtaaataataacaacagtaatttattattctatttatgatACAGTAAAGAGATTTGTAAGATATACTAGTACTATGGTACCTCATTTAGTGATTAGAACCAGTGCTTTCATCATCCAGTATTTTCTATTTGTAGCTTATAgtctttttgtaattttctttttctttttcttatatatttttcattattttatgtttttttctttgtttttgttttattattacaaaCTATCtaataacttttctttttcttttgtattttgtcGAAAGATAAAACTCTTTTTTTGCATGGAGCAACAGACTGCTTGTGTGACACATTTCTTGGCAGTTTTGTGACCCTTGTGGAAAACCAttagttatttattgatttaatagCTTTGGTAAACCCTATTCATGCCTGATAAAAGTGACAAATCTTGATATATGATATTGACATTGGTAGGTTGTATATTGCATCTGCTCTCAGAACAGTTAGCTATAAGATGTCTGTCACAGCGTTATACAATGAAATACCATAATCTATATGTACAGTGTAAACAGTGCGTTGACTCAGTTGATAACTTATCACCATTCTAAGTCAGATTAATGGAAATAActccttatgtatgtgtataatttttttgtgtgcattatactgataagaaaaaaaaagaaaaaggaaaagcaaatacttaaatatttatgtaaaatgGGAATTACATAGCATAGATATTTGTGTGCTGGTATATTTACCTTCTGTGCAAATTATAAGTTATTAATAATAGGGAAAGATCTTGGCAAACAAAATTCTCCATCTGGAATCTTCCTTTTAACTGTAACATAATTTTTAACATGAATCAgtttcacattaaaaaaaaaatgtcatcaatATGAAATATTCTAGCCCTTCttcataatttcatttttatcttcttcttttttctaacttTTAATTACTATCTTTTGTAATTACAGGTGGACAATATGAAGCTGGTATATGACAATGTAACACGTACAACTACCAATGCACCAGGAGTTACAACAAGAGTACCTGGATTCGGGAACTCAACCACGGTTGAATGGTTAACTCAGGTCACCCCACTCCTACCAAATACAAAGATATTTAATGCCTCTTGTCCCCTCAGTGGGTATGAAAGAGGGGCCCATGGAGGTGCCTCTTGACTTCCGTAGGCCCCATGAGCATCATGAAGTAACTCTGTTGGAATAATGCCGCACCAGATTTAGATCCCATTTGAATGTCCTTTTTGAACGTGCATATGCTCAGATTATAGAATGATTATGTTCCATCTCTGCAGAGGAGTGACTAAAGAGATGTCTTTCTACAGATGAGCATGATGAGTACTTCCGTGACCTCCGCAGGCTAATCGAAGAAACTTACCAGAGCCTAGGGAGGAAGGTGATTCTCATCCTGCACAGCATGGGTGCCCCAATGATGCACTACTTCCTAAATCAACAGGAACAGCATTGGAAAGACAAGCACATAGAAACTGTTGTGTCCCTGGCTGGTGCATGGGGAGGCTCTATCAAAGCTGTCAAAGTTTACACTGCAGGTAAGGATGCTGTTTTATTCTTCTTGaggactttctctctcccttaggtttttatcttattattattattgttattttcatttgtccGTTCTTCTGCTCTTCTTACCAAAATTTTGAAATATGACAAATGCTGTATCAACCATAAAggagtaataaaaaaatagataaataaaaaaataaataaataaagctagATTTTTTGTTTTACGAAGAGACTTTGAAAGCATTGTGTAatatatctttaattccctcttttttccagGGGACAATCTAGGTATCTACGTCATTAGCTCATTAAAAGTAAGAGCCGAGCAGAGATCAGCTCCCAGTCTGGCCTTCCTCTTGCCCTCTTCTGATCTTTGGGGTCCTGACGACATCCTTGTTGAGACGCCCACGAAAAACTACTCAACTGCAAACTTCCAAGATCTTTTTACGTTTGTATTGTTCTtccgtttttgtatatatactaatTGCTTAGGGCATTGTTTACTTTTTCGAGTTGTGATTCCTACTCTTTGcccttttgtgtgtatatctatcattctgtgtGAAAAGCAAGGGTAAAATGAGTTCAAGATTTTGGTATTTTCCTAATTGTAAAGGTTTTTTCTTGTATCATTTCATTCAGAAAGTTGTTGGTCAGATTATGCCTGTGTCTGTTATGCACGCATATGCAGTCCctgtccccccttctctctctctctctctctctctctctctctctctctctctctctctctctctctctctctctctctctctctctctctctctctctctctctctcacctcttctctcaccttctcactctctctctctcactctctctctctcactctctctctctcactctctctctcactttctctctcactctctctctctccatctctctctctctctctctctctctctctctctctctctctctctctctctctctctctctcactctctctctctctctctctctctctctctctctctctctctctctcctctctctctctctctctctctctctctctccttcctccctcctttccttcctcctccctacctccctccttcctccctccctccctcccttccctcctcctctctccctctgcctctcctcctcctccttccttcctcctttactcctGCATTTCACTCTATTCCTGCATTCCTACTTACTCCTATTCCTACCCTACTTCACTTAcctcctttctcacccctcctcctcctcaccctcctcctccctccctaaccctcctcctccctccctcaacctcctcctctcccctcccccttctcctcttcctcctcctcctcctccctcctccttctccttctcctgcttccactcacccccctcctccctcctcctcctcctcctcctttcctcctcctcctccctcctcctcctcctccttcttcttacctctcacctcctccctccattcctcctctgtctcctccctctgcctcatcCAATCTCTTGacctctgcacctcctcctcattctcaccctcaccgtcatcctcgccctcctcctccctcacactacccttcccttcccatccccctccccttccccctccccctcctccttcccttgttctccgcctctcattccctcttttctcctcctgtcTGACCacttattctttgtttgtttctccaaAGACTTGAACTCTCTGCCTGATGCCTAGACTCTGGACACCAAGGATTTATTGAAAAACCCACCAGCCCCTGGTGTCGAGGTCCACTGTCTGCATGGAGAAGGAGTCCCAACTGTCGAAAAGTAAGAACTGTATAAAAGTTTATTTTCCATTGcagctttcattttatttttcatctccaTTTCTCAGTGTTATCAGCATGATTATTATGGAGGTGTTTATCAATGAGGAAAAATATTGTCATTGAAAAAATAGTTGAAAAGTACAGGTTGCTTGGATGTAAATATgagatatctttttattttttattaggatTTTGTAATGCTTTCtctgaagaaaataaatataacaaatgatcaaaaagacagaaaggcagCAAACCCATGTGCATTGTTCTtttcaaaagatatatatatatatatatatatatattttttttttttccccctccagaTTGGTCTATGCTGCTGGCAAGTTCCCAGACAGCCCGAAAGTTATCTATGGTGGAGGGGATGGAACAGTCAACTTAAGAAGTGCAAGGCGTTGTTTAGAAGTAAGTTGTTCTCTCATCTGCACTTTTTTCAgtctttgatattatgaatttcATTGTAAAGGAATGAAATTCATAATATTATGGTCTGGTTATGAGAAAGGTTATAATGACATGGCCAAAATTTTTCATGGTTAGATCTCAGTTTCTTAAACATCTTATCTCATTATCCAAACCTTGGGGGATAAGTATCCATGTCATGTGCGGTTGAGTCTGCTGTAAGTTGTGTGTGCTTAACAGTGGTGCAGTTGTTTGGGCCTTATTGCAGTCACTGAGAAGATACAGCCCCTCAGCAGTTTTCTTGAAGTATCTATTTAGCCTCATTTCCTAAAAGATTTTGCATGCCACAGCTAAGAGTATAGAGAGTAGGATAAATATATTTCCCAGCTTCTAGGTTTTCACTCAAGCAGCTGACTGTGCACAAAGCTCAGCACATAGCTCAATATGGCATGGGAAAAGGCCATTGTAAAGGGGTTACATATTGAACTAGGAAGATTAGTTCTTtagatatatattgaatatagatTTATAGCAATTATAGATAAAGCTACAGATGTATAAGAGTTCTCCTCATGAGCTTTAAGTAATATAAATGTAAACCTCTAATAAAATGACATATTTAAGACATATTTTTATGATACAAAGAGGACTCAGTGTACCATTACACAATACTAGTgggattttcatttatttcagtgGGTTGGCAAACAGAAGCAGAAGGTTTACCACAAGCCTTACCAGGGTATTGACCACATGGCGATCTTGCGTGACTCTGACGTCATCAGTTATGTGGTGGAGTTAGTGCAGAACATAACAAAGAAGAACATGAGGCTATCACAGAAAAAGGCTGAGAACCTGAATCGGCTAGAGAAGAATAGGAACGACAAGGCAAAACAACACATTCTCGAAAGAAATGCTAACGATGTCATCATGCCGATGAAATGGTTTGATGCAATATATGCCAACAAAGAGGAATATATGAAGCAGCAAAGTAATTCCAGGGTAAATAACCGACATCCCAACAGCGTACTTGCATTACTAGATGAGGATCACATTGTGACGGAATCGTGACGGAGGCCTGCAGTGCGCTAATGTAATTATCCTGTCCTCTTACAAATCTTTCCACAGAATTAAGAAAGCAAAATTTTTAGTCACTAGATTAAGATTTATTCCAGTGGTTTATCAGAATGAGTTTATTCACTACAATCTACTTTGGCACAAATAACTTAGCATGATTATTATGTTTCAGTTGCCTTTTCCAAATaaggtctttcttttttatgactcTTCTGAGTTATCAGTGAACAGACATTAGTTTCAATGCACAAATGACagaaaattatgtttatatacttaggGAATGAAAGCATGATTAGTTCATAAGATGTCATTTTTTATAGAGTGGAAATTTTATTCAAATAGTTATCTGCCTTATTGAGGAGAAGGTATGCTGTTTTTATATTGCACTGTATGTAGTCTTGCTCAAAAGTGTGTAAGCATAGAGACTGTATGAGTTAAGTTATGTATGAATACTAGAGTGGTAATAATCATGTGGCTTCTTTGTAAGCTTGAATTTTATGATATGGTGCCCTACCTCTATCTGTGAATATGTAATGCACAGAAggaatattttaatttttatatgaCATATTGCATTGTGAAATGTATTTATCAGTTTCTCATTAGTAGTTGTTTTAATTTTCCAATTTCTCATTAGCAGTATGAAGTTTGTTCAGAAATGAAACATGTATTGAGGCTTCAATATGAAACATTTATCGGTACCTGACAAAGCTGAGActatgagtataatgataactTACCTAAAATTTACATCTCAAGACTGATATTAGAATAAAGAAAACCGATCTAGTATTGCATTTGCTAAGGAATTTGGAACATCTCTTTTCTGTGAGTAAAATCAGATATAAGGTTTGTGTTTGAAATTGTGATATTAActataatgaagagaaagaagtttCCATTTTGGAAGAAGTATTCATAAATTAGAAATGCAGTTTCCATGAGGTGAGTGGAAACAGGTTTTAGGTAATGACAAAGGAAAATGGAAACATTTGTGTTGTTAACATCTTTTAAGATATATCTGACCCTCTTTCCTGTTGTGCATCATATCATGTTGCATTGCCACGAGAGTATGTACTGTATAAAGATTGCAAGAGCAGACAAGAATAAAGAAACTGTATTTGTTCTATTTACAAATTTATTGAGAACAGGTCAATAGATTCCTAGTTATGTTGGTGTCGTAAAGGTAATTTCATGCATGATAAGTACAGGGAAAGAATCAAGCCTTACctttgtaaatgtaaatatgtaaacgGGAGAGCAAATGTGAAACTGAAATGCTGTCTCGTTCCTTGATAGATTTTGCATGTTTCTCTTGTATAATCACAAATTGATAACTTATATTATTGCAATCACTATCTTGTAGGAGTAAGACATGTAAGATTCATAAGTTCCTCTTTTGGAAATCATCGAAACTTGATGAAAGAATCCCTTTCGTCAAACTGGTATCTGGTGAGTGTTTACTTGTGATGGACTTTGATTGATATGTTGTATGATATCAGATCTGAGTGCTAAAACAGCATCCaggtgtatatatgaattatgtttatgaaatagttgtatgtttaatattttttgtgtatttatgaaattatatgtttattattgaaagaaataatataaaaaagagaaggtgTTTCAGTAAAAACATGGCGTAAGATTaatgttgattattttttattggcAAATTTGAATGTCTAAAAATTTATGCAAAACAAAACCTGCTATAACTATGTTCTTAATATTActatggaaatgaaaatggtaTATGCACAAAAAAATTTATGATACAGCCTATTGAATTTTCGTAGAGAAATCTCAGTTCCTTTATGTGGTAGTATTTTAAGTGTGTTATACTGCGAAGGTATAGATTATTAGAGAGATGTGAAAAATTGTGTTAATTTGTTCTGATGTAGTTTGTGAAAGCTGTAAA
Proteins encoded:
- the LOC113805268 gene encoding LOW QUALITY PROTEIN: lysosomal phospholipase A and acyltransferase (The sequence of the model RefSeq protein was modified relative to this genomic sequence to represent the inferred CDS: inserted 2 bases in 1 codon; substituted 1 base at 1 genomic stop codon) produces the protein MRKGVDVFFFSLLLSSLLCSEAKTSREKSIPPVVLIPGDGGSQIEAKLDKPAVIHYICSKKTEGWFDLWLNMELLVPYVIDCWVDNMKLVYDNVTRTTTNAPGVTTRVPGFGNSTTVEWLTQVTPLLPNTKIFNASCPLSGYERGAXMEVPLDFRRPHEHHEYFRDLRRLIEETYQSLGRKVILILHSMGAPMMHYFLNQQEQHWKDKHIETVVSLAGAWGGSIKAVKVYTAGDNLGIYVISSLKVRAEQRSAPSLAFLLPSSDLWGPDDILVETPTKNYSTANFQDLFTFVLFFHLNSLPDAXTLDTKDLLKNPPAPGVEVHCLHGEGVPTVEKLVYAAGKFPDSPKVIYGGGDGTVNLRSARRCLEWVGKQKQKVYHKPYQGIDHMAILRDSDVISYVVELVQNITKKNMRLSQKKAENLNRLEKNRNDKAKQHILERNANDVIMPMKWFDAIYANKEEYMKQQSNSRVNNRHPNSVLALLDEDHIVTES